The DNA window CTTCGCACTGTCGCCTCACCTTAATGGCATTGCGGCCGCACATGTCGTGCTTTCCCAGCTGCCTGCGCGCGCACGTTATATGGCTGTGTTGTCTCATAGCGAGCACACAGGTGATGTCTCGGGTCTGGCCGATCGCTTGCCGACAAGGCGAGGATGGCTAGAGCTTGGACCTACACCTTCTCCCTACCGCCTCTGCCATCTGAGCCACGCCCACGAAATCAGCCAGAGAGAGATCACCACAATCCAATTCAACGCGTCCGCGACCTCACCATTAAGCCACCTAGCTGCCGGACCCCGTCACCCCTTGAGTTGAGCCCGGCCAAGCCTTAATTTGGTCATTTCCTCGCCGCTAGGCCATTAAGGTCACGCCTGACCGGTGCGGGTGGCAACTCACCAATGTAGCCGTGAGAGGCTGACCCAGCTTGCCATTAGTTTCGCCTCGACTCCCTCTTCGCCCTGCGCTCGTCATCTGAACTGCTACCGCTACCCCAGCGCCGCTGACACGGCCGTGTCTGCCATGATGCGCCATCGCATGACTCGGTCGCACACGGCCAGCCCTCCTCCGTCATCCTCTACCCCAACGGTCACTTCAATCGAGTTCATGATAAGCTCCTGATGCTCTCACGTTAGTTGGTTAGGCCTGTAGCATCCCTAATTCACCAGAACAGTCGCGCCACCAATGTGGATGGCCGCGCATCGCTGCAGCCCTCACCAGTGAGGCCCACCACCCATCACTGCCACCTAGCGCATTCGTCTAGGTCGGAGATGGTGATCGACCCGCTAGATGGTTCCGCGCATGTCCTAGGTGGCCGGTGTAGACGCCAGCCACGCCGCCATGCACAGGGTTGTCGGGGGTGCGTGCGGGGAAATTAGGGATAACTTAGGTGGTTAAATGAGATTGTCTGAGAGAGGGAAGAATAGTATTAGAACTTAGGGGTAATTCGAGGGAAGTctgagggctcttttgcaaaaacaCCAGCATGCGTGGGCTTCCCCGCTGTGGGCCGTCTCACGCGTGGGCTGTGCCTGCGCGGGCCGCGCGTTTGTGGGCCACGCGGTGGAAtccgtttttctttttcttagggaatTAGTGATAGCTTTCTATTTCCATTTCTGagttgatctttggtaattaatatacaATCATATATGTGCCCAAAAATTACGAAACAAAtgttgttaggttcctaaaatgatcgtctatctgttggtatagttagttcatacatatctatgttggaactaagggctattaaatcgtttgaaagtacttaatattattagggtaattattgtaggaatttttatggtaaattggtgatagctttgatcctgaaatttttacagtagcttcattgtattattatgtgcttactgtaaattttgtagccctaagaTAGCTTGTTTATTAGGGTAGCTAAATATCCATTAAACCTTTAATATGAATAAGAGAAGAATAttgacttatgaaataaagcactTGTTAGGGTGAGCTTGACACTTGATTTGATAGAGCTGATGGTTAGCTTAATATCTTAGTCATtggagctagcttgttagtatgGCATAtgtgttcttattttaagagttgttgttgtctaaGTACTAAGTCgtagcatcatcattatcgcatgcatatagagaatgagTCAGCAGAGATCGTGACCACTAGTGagcatgagttcgaggagatcgtcgaggagtatgaggacaaGATTctcatggaggaggaggaggtcctagagctatCACTCACTGACTCAgctaacaccgcgcctgcccaaggtaagccccggtgcataacctctatttttcatattcaccgtatatatatgtgtgttgtgcatttacgttgcagaagttttatggaaaccacatccatatatatatatctatcctaagagtcttactagtgcaggttcgagtagctgctaagCTTAGGCTATCAGTAGCGTGGGTAACCTGTCATTACTCACAAGTAGGGAATATTATTAATATTCTCctgataaaatgatggaaagaAAATGgtgatgaaaggtccttgtttggttttggtaattgaatgacaacctaggtggactaattgtgtttatgtgagatacacaggtgattagtccacaggtacatgtgtgtgagcaacatatgccgtgaaggtgaaaatggcttggagatgttgcaaagctcacacatgtgatgatgaaggagcttaaatgcacatgagacatgacattgagtcatgtgatcaaggtggagaagatcaagacaagacttggcttgatggactggttgcaagcgtgaagggcaagtcaaaggctttggagtgatggaccgcgtggcggtgaagcttgagcaagacttggcgccgatggacgatggcaacggtgaagagcaagtagagtcaagatcgatgaatcaatatgatcatgtgatgatatgaagtggatcatatcattgttgatcgtgttggtgcatgtgttgcatcgacattggaggagatggaatggaatgcgcaaggcaaaggtataacctaggatattttatttcaccggtcataggtgtgtagagaagtttatgaccgggtttaggatagatggccgtactatcaagaggagcaaacttgtttgcatatcggtcatctagtgccactcgagtgatctaactttgcattgtcgctaggatcgagtggcgtggcaagttgagtggctaacatcctttgggaaatgattgtgaaaagctaacacacatacacatgatggtgtacacttggtggtgttgacacatttacaaaggaggtggtgtttgcagggattcggcgctttcgggaaaatggaatgcccattttctattgcaccggatgcaaattcttgtggattggcactttggtgcaagggtgaagaagttagaagtgaaaacgagttagtcgcgaagacgctggcgtcggtcaactgaccggatgctgggtctaaaagcaccggacgctggctggctgcgtccggtcaggttgacgtacggtgacgcagaagctggagtgtgaccggacgctggttgcgtccgatcaagtgtgaccggacgcgttcggtcgaggtcggtaccttactggaaacgaccggacgctgggggttcaatgtccggtcagttgaagctgctgcgtccggtcaagtcaagtgaccattggaaccgggacacgtggccatccgcgggcgaccggacgctgaggtccagcgtccggtcaacacgaccggagcgtccgatcggcccgaccgttgcccagtgaaggggtaatggctagtttagcccttggggctataaatagaagtggccttcggccatggctggtgaggagcaccttgggggactttgtgtccatgcttgagagtgcttaggagccctccatctcacacatacttgatagcgatcatccgattgtgtgagtgagcgattctagtgcgattgcatcatgaggttgcattgagtggcactaggtgatcgagttgcaagctggtggtgcttgttactcttggaggttgccacctcctagacggcttggtggtggtctctgtcgaagcgcgcaagaagcttgtgcggcgctccggagaagtgcttgtgaggggcattgtgctcgccccgcgggagccgcaaagagcaactctagtaaagcgtgtcattgagctaccctcactcaaggggtaggttcttgcggcgcccgacgtgcgggcttagcgggtgatgctaattagccgccgaaccaccaagtgagcggtcgacacaacggggactagcgtgttggcaaacacgtgaacctcgggagaaaaatcatcgtgtcaaccttgttcttcccgttggtttgcatccccattacacaagcttgcaattacttttatacatattaagcttgtgtagttgctcttgtaattagatagcttgtgtagcttgctaattaccttcttgcttgtgtagcatagaagtagctcccttgcgtggataatttggttttagtaaccttgttagtcacattgcttagtttgtgtagctaagtaattgcgctctctaattaggcatcggttgccttgttattgagcattgctagtgagtatcgttagctttgtgctcttgcttactagcatgtgtaggagctcccttattgtttaaagtactagtggcataggtttgtgtaaccttgctcctagaattggttaggtgagctctaactagcccggcacctttgttgcataattgttatccttgcaaggtgctagtgaacatatatagtggggtatagtcttggctagaccaatagttttaattccgcatttgtatcggttagccgacgcgattaagttttagaaaagactattcaccccccctctagtccgccatctcgacgcTTTAGGTGACCAGGCAGAGATAAGGAatgggatattggtgggtgtaacaagttgtgtctCGCGTGCaacagggcttagcttggttacactattttccctatccgtgtcgattggggaccgtctgttgctgtggatggtagtcaggtcacagacttattatcctgagcacatacttgtttatgggagcgggaaggctcattgcgctcttgtcatgggttctggctctttttagaccgactgattagatgcgggaaaggtggaggtctaagcaccacactggaCCGGGTCTTAagtgtggaggcttggagtccaagtttggtcACAGACCTGGACCCCTCgactagggtacaagcgaggcgtgtgttttggggtacccagctagaatacattggttcacgaatcgccattTCCGTGAGACGATACGACTTGActacggtctagcaccgtagtaagaactggaatatgaaagatggtaaaatagttctgtttgctcaacccttgcttgaaggtagaacatgtgcttacctagaaatGTTAGCTAATAAAGTAATGATGACTGCTAGTAAAACTTGACCTTAAGGacgcactattagtaatgctttccgcaaacaaaagaaacacaacaaaccatattgcctatcatatccttgagggTCGGGAAAAaatattctcactagtcgggtaagtcttgtgagtatattatgtactcagggtttattttaccctgttgcaggtgcaacttGAAGAGTTaaatcttgtgtggaggattcttctggtgggcacagatggatccgtaTATCATTTTTGCTAGATGATTGCTATATTCCACTATTTAATTATTGCACTCtgaactctagtattgtaataaataatcttccaagactctatgttgtatgaaatggactaagtattgtaagctcgtacttattattggattctggatgtaaaacgtggattgtttcgagttctccctaagggtgtgctcgacggaactgtctgtTTTAGCTCACTTTGaggtacttagtgtctagtggaagacaaacgCCTCTGAAAGTGTGTTATctcaggcagttctgccacactaTCATCTCCGAGAGATCCAAGTGTTTTGTATCGGCTCTACCCTATTTCTCTTTGGACGCCTTTGCTATGTTCCATCGATTGACAAAGTATTCATTACACTTCCTGAACGAGTACTCCACAATACCTGACACGGGGACTGCACGGATACCCTTAAACACCTTGTTGAATGATTCTGAATAATTGGTAGTCATCGCTCCGCATCGAAGACCTCCAGCATCGAATGCAAGAGCCCACTTGTCCCTTTGAGGCATCTGATTCTGAAGCCAACTCTTTGCCCTAGCATTGAGGACCTTCTGTAACTCCGCAAGCGTCTCATCAAACTTTTCCTTGGTTTGACACCCACATAGCGACTTCAACTTCTACACTACCTCCTTTTTTCTTCTGCCTCCTCCATATGTTGGCAGCAAAGTGCCTCATGCACCACCGATGCTCAAGAGGACGGTGTCTATCTACATGCTCTTTTGTAGCTGTCAGCAGACCATGATGCCAATCTGAGATCATGCATATGTTCCGAGATGAATGGAGCACATTCTGTCTCACAAGCTTCATGGACCAACACCAACTGTCGTCGTTCTCACCCTTAGCCAAAGCGAATGCTAAAGGGACAAGTTGATTGTCCGGGTCCACTCCAACGACAATCATCATTACACCCTTGTGCTTGCCTATCAGGAATGTACCATCAACAAGTACTAAGGGACAACAATGCTTGAAGGCCTCCACGGACTGAGCAAAACACCAAAAAAACTCTCTGTAGAACATGCTTCGGAACGCCATCCAGATCCGTGACAATGCAACCCACATAAGGATACCACCTAAGGCCTAGATTGTAGTGTTTCATGGCACTTAGAATCCTAGGAACTTGGTTGTACGTCTATTTCCAATCGCCCCATAGCAACTCTATAGCATGCTGCTTTATTTGCCACCATGCCTTTGAGTACTTCATTCTATAACCAGTGAACCCAAATATGGTATCGATCTTGCTTGAAACAGATGTGTCACTATCGGCCCTAACCGTGCCAACAAGACGACGACCAAGGTAATGTGCCGTGTTTTGGGTGTGCACACCCTTTGGCTTCAAAGATCGACACGTGTGAGGTTGCCTCACATTGCGAATCATCCAATTTTCATTTCTCTGCCTCCGAGCCCATAGACCCCATTGACATCCATTCTTGTAAAGGATCGTGTACCTCTTGTTCTTGTCGGAGTGGCTCACATAATACGGCCTGTGAAACCAAACGTCATAATCCATCAGGAAATACTTGAAATGCTCCAACGTATCAAATAGCATTCTCTTCTTAATCTCCACCTCCTCAGTATCTGGTACCTCATCGGCCAACGACAAACTGGTGTCACATATTGCCTGGTCAGCCATACTAATGTCCATGAAATTTGGTACCGAGGGTACCTCCACATGGACAACCTTCAATTGCCTCAATTGAACGTTATTGTACTTCGTTCTCAATGACCCATCAGCTAGGACTCCTATTACGTCCGGAAACCCTCCCTCACAATAATCACTTTCGTCCTCGCTACTAGGCTCAGACCTGTACTCGCCCTCCAACACATCATCCGAAGTACTTGGCCCCAAAGTAAAGTCATCTTCATCCGCAGAGGCCACATCAACTTCGTCATCCTCCGATCCTTGCGATATGTCATCCATATCATGTGTTCCATCTCTGTTGCCATCGTACTCATCAAACGTTTCTTCATCgaaatcatcattcaaggcacTGGGCTCACATGACCTATCAACTTCTCTAACGACAACCGCCTGCAACTCTTCGTCTTAGGTAAGGTTCTCTATGGGCTCCACATCCACATTATCATCCACAGCCATCACAATTCGGCTAGACCCCTTCTCCACCACAACTTTCAAGCACCTAACACTGCTACTCTTGACAAGCTCTATGTAGTTCTTTTATTTATCCTCACATGACAAGCACATCAACACATAATGTGCTGTTCCTTCCCACAGTCAAATCTGCCTCTAAAACTTAGCGACCATCCAAATTTATCCCGGCACTTGCTAACCAAACAATCAAAGGTAGGAGGTCCACTAAAGAACTCAACATGTTCGTGCATGCTTTCGAACTCCTCGTTTGCTTTCACTTTGCCACCATGAAACATTCGCACTAACCGATCCATCTACAAAATACGAACCAACACATCAACAACACATGAACTATGCATTTCGGAAATAAATCATATCCATGCACTAATACACTACAATAACTCAAACTTCACAGTGATGTCACCGAAGGCAACAAACATACCAATCTAAAACCACCATGCATCAACTACCTACGTCCATGCAACACGTAGTTTACGTCCAATCCACGGACATAGTATATCCTAAACCTAATCTACGCATCAAATACCAACAAGCAATGATAAAAACATTCACACCATCCCTAATTTCCTAACCCTAGTCATGGAACTGATGAAGCAAGAAATCAAGAAATCgaggggggggggagattaaCCTGGCTGTTTACGTGACTCCACGGACGACGGAGGTGAGGGCCGGCGTTGGGGGATGGCCACCTGGCTGCGGCCGAGGCGTCGCCTCTCCTGGCGCTATACGCCTGCAGCAGCCGCTCAACTCCCCTACGGCGACCGGAGACGGCGAGGACGGCcagaggtggcggtggaggcgtccCGACGGCGCCGGCGCCCAGGCCACGCCCTCTTCTTCCCTAACCGACTCAGGaatggatggagatggagagggAGACATACAGAGGGTGCACGAAGTGGGAGTGGCCGGGGTGGCGGCGGCACACGGCGTCGGGGGCAGACGCGGGTGagcgagagagacagagagagaaaagaaatggGTCGGGCCGGCCAAAACCTAACTTGGCCTATCGCACTAGCCTGCCTGGCGCGGTAGCTCTGTCCCGCCTGAGTCGCTGGCACGACAGGGCGGGGCCCACGGTACGCCACGCCAGCATCGGTCAAACATGATTGCCACGGTGGCTTGGCTTGTCGCACCATCGCATGTGGCGCGACAAAAATGATCAGATTTACAAATACTTTTTTTTGGATTAGTATTAAAATATTGTTTAAAAAaggagattaaaaataaaaaaaatacctgGAAGGGATGGCTTCGGGGCTGGGAGAAAGAAACTCCTCCACGAACCAACGGACAGCTGTGGGAAGTGGGAACCCTCTCTTCTCTTGACTGCTGGCGTGTCGGTTTACTCTACTCTACAACGGAGGACGGACAGCTGTCGGTGTCAGCCAGGCTCACACAgcccctctccctctccaccaCGTCGTCAACCAGGAGAGGGGAACGagcattaaaaaaaaaaaaaggagagggGAACGAATTCACAGTCCCCATGCCCACACCCaccagcggggggggggggggggggggggggggggggggggggggggagtcatCGGTCAGTTTCGAGTTCAATTGAATTGAATTAACCCCCAACCTCCCACCGTCCGCCGGTCCTCATTAAACTGTACTACCTCCCTGCCGCCCCGCCGCCGTCCGGCAAGGGGCACAACGAACTACGCCTGCCTCTTCCCGGTTCCCCTTTCTCCCCTCCCCTATTTCATTTGATTCATCCACTCGCCTTCGCCGCACCCCCCGTCCCTCTCCCCCAAATCCCAATCCATCTAATGGCGGCCACCTCCGGCAGCAGCGTCCTCCCGACGCACACAGCCCCGTCCGCCCCCGCCTACCCTGCCTCCACCAAGCCCTCCCCGAACCCACGCCGGCGCTGCCTCTGCATCTGCCTCCTCATAACCCTCGCCttcctcgccgcgctcgccatcaCGCTGCTCGTCCTCTTCCTGACGGTCCTGCGCGTCCGCGACCCCACGACCCGCGTCGTCTCCACGCAGCTCTCCGGCATCGCCCCGCGCCTCACCTTCCCGGCCGTCTCGCTCCAGCTCAACATCACGCTCCTCCTCGTGGTGTCCGTGCACAACCCGAACCCGGCCTCGTTCGCGTACGCCTCGGGGGGCCACACGGACCTCACGTACCGGGGCGTCCAGGTCGGGGCCGCGGAGATCGACCCGGGCCGGATCCCGAGCCGCGGCGACGGCAACGTCAGCCTCGCGCTCACGCTCCAGGCCGACCGCTTCGCGTCCGACCTGCCACAGCTGCTCAGCGACGTCGAGGCCGGCGCCGTGCCGCTGGAGGCCGCCACCAGGATCCCCGGGAAGGTCAACATCCTGGGCCTGTTCAAGCGCCGCGCCGTGGCCTACTCGGATTGTAGCTTCGTCTTCGGCGTCCCCGAGATGCGGGTGCGCTCCCAGCAGTGCCGCGACCACACCAAGctctagttgatgatgatggtgatggcggcGGGCCGGTCCGTCGCCGGCGGCGTCAAGGCTTGTTGTCTCTCTCTCGTCTGCCCCGCGCGCCGAACCACGTGCGTGCTCGGTGCGGGTTCACGTCACGTCACGCCACGTTGGTTCGCGGTTCGGTGCGTCCTGATTCATCGCTTCGTTCGCATCTCCTCTTGCTGCTTTGGTTGCCTGCTTCTGCGTCCGTCACCACCGCCCGTTGCCGTCGGCGTCGTTCTCCTGGAGTAGCAGAGTGACACGGCCGGAGAGATGGTTTATACATACTCCTAGACTACCTGCTGTTCCTACGTAGACTA is part of the Miscanthus floridulus cultivar M001 chromosome 9, ASM1932011v1, whole genome shotgun sequence genome and encodes:
- the LOC136481264 gene encoding uncharacterized protein, coding for MAATSGSSVLPTHTAPSAPAYPASTKPSPNPRRRCLCICLLITLAFLAALAITLLVLFLTVLRVRDPTTRVVSTQLSGIAPRLTFPAVSLQLNITLLLVVSVHNPNPASFAYASGGHTDLTYRGVQVGAAEIDPGRIPSRGDGNVSLALTLQADRFASDLPQLLSDVEAGAVPLEAATRIPGKVNILGLFKRRAVAYSDCSFVFGVPEMRVRSQQCRDHTKL